The genomic DNA CGGCAGAGTCGGTCGAATGGACCAATCGATTGCGAACCTCGCCCTCGATCTTATCGACACGCGCTCGACGCTCGGCGTCACCGGGGTTGCCGCGATCGCGCGAACGCTCGCACGATTCGGTGCGCCCGCTCTCACCTACGCGAGCCGTCACGGCGTTCGCGTCGTTCCGCTGCTTCGCAATCAGCGCTACGCGCAAGCTTCGGCGGCGCTGCAGCGGCTCGGCGTCGACGTCGATAGCTGGCCGGCGCCGCCGGCCGGCCTCTTCGTCGTCGAGGAGCGTTGCATGTATTTGCGATCGCGCAGCGCTATGACCGTGGCCCACGAATTCGGTCACGCCTTGGACTGCGCGCTCGGGGGCGGTGTCTACCGTTCGAGCGTCGATCCCGCACTGCGCCGGCTCTTCGCCGATGCCCGCGCGTTCGTTACGCCGTACGCCGCTACCGGCCTGGATGAATATTTTGCCGAAAGCCTGCGCGCGTACGTCGAGGCCAACGATCCGCAATCGTTTTGGCCGCGCGCCACGCGCGAGCGCTTGCGGCGCGTCGACGCGCCGATGTTCGGCTACGTCGAGCGCCTCTTCGCGTGCGACTTTCTCGCGGCTATTGCTTGACCGCGGTCACTTGCGCCGTGGTTACCGGCCCGGCCGAGTTGCCCCACGACGATCGCACGTAGGTAATCACCGATGCGATGTCCGCGTCGCTGAGTTGACCCTTCCACGGCGGCATCTGGCCGTTGTAGCTCTGGCCGTTCACTTGAATCTTGCCGGTCAAACCGTATTTCACGATGTGGATCACTTTGGCCGCGTCGCCCGTAACGACCGAATTCTTGGCCAGCGGCGGAAACGCGCCGGGCTGCCCTTGGCCCGCGGCCTGGTGGCAACTCGCGCAGTTGCTCGAAAAGACTTGCGCGCCGTGCGCATTCGCGGCGCCGCCCGCCGATTTCGGAGCGGTGGTCGCGCTGCTCGTCGTCGTGCTCGTGTCCGTCGAGGTGCTGTTCTTCGAACAGCCCGTCGCGAGCAGCGCCACGGCCAGTATGCCGCTAAGTGCGATGAGAGATGATGGTCGCATACAGCACGTCCTTTCGAAAACGCCCTTCGACAACTTGGTCCTTCGACGAGCTCTGTCCTTCGACGAGCTCTGTCCTTCGACAAGCTCAGGATGACAAAGAGGGGGGGCGCGTTTGTCATGGTGAGTTTGTCGAACCGTGGGTCCGTCCTTCGACGGGCTCAGGATGACAGAGGGGTTGGGCGCTCATTGCCCAGGCTAGGGCTACGAGTAGGAAGTTTGCGACGAGCGAACTGCCGCCGTAGGAGATGAACGGGAGCGTGATTCCGGTGAGCGGGAAGAGTCCGATGACGCCGCCCACGATGATCACGACTTGGAAACCGAGCGTAGCCGAAAGACCGACCGCCAGCAGCTTCGTGTAGAGATCGGGTTGCGAGAACGCCACGCCGAGAATGCGCCGCACCAGCAGAAAAAAGAGCCCGAGCAACACGACCGCGCCGAGCGCGCCGAATTCTTCGGAGAACGCGGCGTAGATATAATCGGTCCCGACATCGGGAATGAATCCCGGATGGCCCAAGCGGTAGCCGGTGCCGAAGAGACCGCCGGCGGCCAGCGAGTAGTACCCCTGCGCGGCCTGATAGCCGGCGCCGAGCGGGTCGGCGAACGGATTGCGCCAGACGGCGATGCGCGTTGCCACGTAGCTATAGTGGTGCATCGCCCAAAGCGCAACCACACCGAAGACGCCGAACCCGCCGATCACCAGATCGATTCGGCGCGTCGCCACGTAGAGCAAGGCGGCAAAGGTTGCGAGCAAGAGGGTCGCCATGCCGAGATCGCGCTGCAGGATCAGGATCGCCATCGAAGCGCCCCACCCCAAAAAGAGCGGTCCCAAATACTTCACGTTCGCGCGTATCGACCACGGCTTCGCCGTCGCGATGACGTCGGCCGTCTCCGCGAGATAGGCCGCCAAGAAAAACACGATGAACAGTTTTATCAGCTCGACGGGCTCGTATTGTACCGGACCGAGTTTGATCCACAATTTCGCGCCGTTGACTTCTTGACCGAAGATGACGAGCATGAGAAATAGGACGAGCGATCCCAGCACCCACAAATACTTAAACGATGCCAACCGCCGGAATTGCGTGAACGCCGGACCGGCCACGATCGCCAGCAGCAGGGAGATCAGCAGCCAGTATTGCTGCTTGTGGGCAAGTTGCGGCGAGATGCGGGCCACCAGCGTTAAGCCGAGCGCCGAGAGCACGATTGCGATGGCGGGCAGCACGTCGTCACGGCGCGCGTCTTTGGGCTGCCAGAGCACCCATGCGACGCTCGCGCAGGCGAGCACGACCAGTAACCAGGGCGTGACCGTTTTCGGCGGCACGAACGAAAGCATCAGCGCGGCGACGGCGATCGCGATCGCCGTTGGAGCGAGGCGCCGAAGCGTGATAGTTACTGGAGGCACAGAGCGGCGTAGAACGCGGCAGTCGCGGCAAGCGTCGTGAGAACCGTGCGCCAGAGCGGCGGCGCGCACGCCGCCGAGCTCGCCGGTTCCACTTCAGCGTCGTAGCGCACGATGAGCAGATCGTCTTTGCCAGCGTGGCCTGGACCCCACACGAGCTGCTCGGAGAGGCGCCGGCGGTCGTCACTCGTTCGCGTGCGCCGCCCGGAGAGCACGAGCGCATCGCCGCCGGTCAAAGCGAAACTGCAGACGGCGACTTCCAGATGCGGCTCGATTCCAACGGCTCGCGTTAAAACGGAAAGCCCATCGGCATCGAAGGCATCGTCTTTGGTGAGGCCGACCACGTAGCCGTCGCGCGAAAGATAGGCGGCCGTACTGCCGACGTGCGCGAGATAGACCCGCGCGTCGATCACGAGGGCGGCGGTGACCGAGCAGCCGCTGGTTACGTAATCGTCGTGCGAGGCCGAACGCGAATACAGATCGCCGTTCACGCGCGCGAGCGCGCCGATCAGCGCGCCGGTCACGGCCTTCGGCCGGAGTTGCACGCGCCGCAACCGATCGTTACGCGAGCGCCGTTCGAACTCACCTCGCAGGCGCCCGAGCGCGACGCGTGCCGGCGGCTCGCCGTCGATCGTGCCGAAACCGTGTGCGACCGCAAACAGATACGTCGCCGGAGCGAGACGCGCCGAAAGCACGCAGCCGCGATCGCCGCTGACCGCTACTTCCATTGGTCCCGATCCAAGATCGTCATTCGCGTAGACCCCACATCTAGTATATCCCCGGGCCGCACTTCGATGCTCTCGGTAACCCGTTCCCCGTTTAAGAACGTTCCATTGCTGCTCCGTAGATCGCTCAGGTAGACGACTCCGCCCTCGGCATCGAATTTTGCGTGCCGGCGGCTGACCTCGCCGTCCGCGAGCGGCACCTCCACGTCCGAGGCCCGGCCCACCACGCAGGGTAGCGGCGCGCCGGCCCGGCGTTTGCCGACGCCCGGCTCGCCGATTTCGAATTCGATGCGGAGCGGCGCGAACGCTGCGGGGTCCGCCGGCGGACGCGGACGGATCCGGTTGGTCACCACACCGAAAACGACGAGCGCGGTCAAGATTTCCAGCGAGCCCAGGCGCATGTGCGCGGCAAACGTCAAGGGTCGAGCGCCTCGAAGCGCAGCTGTGTGTTTCCAAAGGCAACCACATCGCCGTTTTCGAGGCGCTGGCTACTGATTCGTTCGCCGTTAACGAAGGTTCCATTGGTCGATCCGAGATCGTGCAGTACCGGCCAGCCGGCGTCGGTCTCGATGATGGCGTGCGCGCGCGAAACGCTCGGATCGACCAAAAAAAGATCCCGATCTTCGCTGCGTCCCACGCGCGTGGTGCGCTTGAGCGCGTAGACTGCGTCCGGCGGCACGCCTTTGACCATTCGCAGCACGAACCCGTTGTGCGACGGGCCGTTCGCGTTCGCCGGCTCCGGCGATTCCGGAGACCACGCCTCGATCTCGACCGAACCGGCAACGATGCCGATCTGTTCGTCGAGCTCCACGACCGGATCGACTCCGCCGAAGGTGATGCCGACGCGGCCGGCCACATCGGCCAGCAGGGCGGCCCATTCGCGTTCGAGATACTCGCGATGAGGTGCGAGGCGTTCGAAGTCCGACGTGTGGACCAACACGGTGAAATGTGAGGGCGAACTCATGCGCCCGTCGTCGTTCTGCGTGCGCGTCTCCATCGTCGCGACGAGCTTGCGGGCGATTTGAGCCGGCTCGAGGTCGCTCGGGAACGTCTTGGCGAACGCGCGCTCGATGAACGCCGCACACGCTTCCTCGATCCGTGCGAAGAGGCTCATGCTCGGCGCTCGAGCCTCGCGATGAAGAATCCGTCGCGACCGCCCAAGCCCGGCGGTACGAGCACGTCGCCGTCGACGGTTTGCAGCGGCTCGTAATTCGCGGGAATCAAACCGCGCTGCACGTTGTGGGTCTGCAGCAACCACTCGACGACCTCGGTCGTCTCCTTCGGGTCGGTCGAGCAGACCGCGTAGACCAGCGAGCCGCCATCGTACAATCGAGGCGTCAGCGCGTCGAGCAAGGCCCGCTGCGTCTGCGCCAGCCGTTCGCCATCGTCGGCGCGCTTGCGCCAGCGCGCCTCGGGATGACGGCCCATGACGCCGATGCCCGAACATGGCGCGTCGACGAGCAGGCGATCGAAGCGTCGATCGAGATCGAGCTCGGTAGCGTCGCCCGTGACGATGGTCGCGCTGAATCCGGCATCGGTCAAACGCCGCTCGAGCGTTGAGGAGCGGCGCACGTCGCGTTCGATACACGTCAACGATCCCTCGCCGCCGAGACGTCCCGCGCTCTGCAGCGCTTTGTTGCCGCGTCCGCTGCACACGTCCAGGATCGCCTCACCCGGCTGAGGATTGAGAATGTCGACCGGCATGGCCGAAGATTCGCTCTGCACCCACCAAGCCCCGGCAGCATCGCGTTCGCCCGAACGCGCGAGCGAGGCGTCACCCACGAGCAGCGAGTCGCGCGCGAACTCCGAGGCCACCGCGGTCGTTCCGCGTTCGACGAACCACGCCCCAACCGCGTCGAGCGTCGTCTTGGCGGGGTTGATTGCGACGGCGCTCTGCGCCGGAGCGTTGCTCGCGTCCAGAATCGCTTCGATGCGTTCGTCTCCGAAGCAGGCGCGCCATTGCCGCACGACCCACGTTGGAAACGAATATTTCACGCCGAGATACTCGTCCTCGTTCTCGAAATCTTCGCGCTGCGGCGGGCCCGGTTTGTCGCGCAAGAACGAACGCAAGACGGCGTTTACAACGCCCGCCGTGCCGCGGTGGCCGTACCGTTTTGCGAGGTTCACCAATTCGTTGGTGGTCGCGTGCTCGTGCGCGCTCGTGTACGCAAACTCGTAAACGCCAAGCCGCAAAATCTCCGCAATGGTCGGCGGCAGCGGTTTATCGCGCGCCCCCGTGTACGGCCGCAAATACCAATCCAGCGCGCGTCGCATCTTGATCGAACCGTAGGCGAGTTCGGTTGCGAATGCTCGATCCCGGTCGCTCAACGTCGACTTGCGAATCCGATAATCGAGCGATTCCTGCGCGGACCGATCGATCGCCGGCTGCTCCACCGGAAACACATCGCGCAAGACGGCCAGCGCAACTTCGCGAGCGTTAATTGGAACGGCTCTCCGGGAACTCGGCGGGCACTCTTACCATGGGTCCTATCCTTTGGGGTCGTTGAGGGCGATGTGTGACGCGAAGGCGGCGCCGGTCGCGGCGGGCTTGTTGGGGGCGATGACTTCGACGAGGTTGACGGCGCCGCGGCCGCATTGGACGGTTACCGACGGGGGCGTGACGCCCACGATTTCGCCGGGTTCGCAACCCGAGGAGCCGGTGCCGATCTCGGCGCGCAGCACTTTGAGCGGCGTCCGCGCGACGGTCGCGCGGGCGGCCGGCCGGGGTGAAAAGGCGCGCACGGTATTTATGATGCGAGCCGCGTCCCACCTCCAATCGATCTCGAGATCGCCCTTGACGATCGGTCGCGTAACGCTCGGTTCGCCGCGTTGCGGCTCGCGCGGAATGAATCCGCTCTGCGCGAGGTCGATCGCGTGGCGCAGTACCAGCGCTCCGAAATGCGCGAGCCGATCGTGCAGGTCGCCGTAGGTTTCGTCGGGGTCGATGGGCGTGCGCTCCTGGAGCACGATATCGCCCGTATCCATCCCGGCATCCATGAGCATGATCGTGACGCCCGTTTCGTTTGCGCCGTCGCGCAGGGCCGATTGCAGCGGCGTCGCTCCGCGATAGCGCGGCAAGAGACTCGGATGGACGTTGAGTGCGCCCAAGCGCGGTAGTTCGAGCAGCGCTTGCGGCAGGATCTTGCCGTACGATGCGAGCGCGAACACGTCGTAGCCGTCGCCGACGGTACTCGCAAACGTGGCGAGCGATGACGGTTCGTGAACCGGAATCCCAAGCTCGAGCGCGGCGAGCTTTACCGGCGTCGCGCGACGTTTGTGTCCGCGACCGGAGGGTCGATCCGGCTGCGTGACGACGCCGCGCAAATCCGTATGCTCGGCCATCATGCGAAGGCTCGGAACCGCGAACTCGCTGGTTCCAAAGAAGAGGGTTCTAATAGGCGTCGGCCGCGGCTTGCTCGGCGATCTCCAACTCTTCTTCGGTGCGGGCCGGGCGAATGTTTTGGGCTTTGTCGATATAGAGTACGCCGTTGAGGTGATCGATTTCATGCTGCAACGCCTGAGCGAAGAGGCCTTTCCCTTCGAGGCGGAGCTTGTTGCCGTGACGGTCCAAGCCGCTGACTGCGACGTGATTGAAGCGTGCGATCTCGCCGACCATGCCGCGCACCGAGAGGCACCCCTCGGTCATTTCGACTTCGTCTTCGGCTAGCTCGATCTTGGGGTTGATCACGACGAACTCGCCGCCCTCGGGATGCTCCTCGTCCTCGCCGGCGTCCATCACGAACAAACGCTTCGCGACGTTGACCTGCGGCGCCGCCAGCCCGACGCCGGGAGCGTCGTACATCGTTTCGAACATATCGTCGATCAATTGCTGAAAGAGCGGATCGGCGATCTCCTTCGGGTCCACGCGCTTGGCGATTTTGCGCAGGGCCGGGTGGCCGTCTTGGACGATCTCGCGCAGGTAGGGCATGGCCGCCTTTCTTCTCCGTCCTACAGGATATAGCTTGTGAGATCCGCGTTGGTAACCACGTCCTGCAGCTTTCCGCGAACGTAGGCGGCGTCGATTGCGACCGCTCCCCGTTCCTCGGGCGCGCCGTAGCTCACGTCTTCGAGCAGGCGTTCGAGAACCGTGTGCAGCCGGCGGGCGCCGATGTTCTCGCTCTGATCGTTGACCTGCATGGCAAACTCCGCAATCTGATCGATCGCATCCTGCCCGAACTCCAAGGTTACGTTCTCGGTTGCAAGCAGCGCCTTGTACTGCTCGATCAGTGCGTTCTTGGGTTGCGTTAAGATCGTGCGGAAATCATCGGCCGTCAGCGAGTCGAGCTCGACGCGGATCGGAAAGCGTCCCTGCAATTCGGGAATCAAATCCGAGGGTTTGCTGATATGGAAAGCGCCGGCCGCGATAAAGAGCACGTGATCGGTCTTGATGGCTCCGTGTTTGGTGTTGACCGTAGAACCCTCGACGATCGGCAGAATATCGCGCTGCACGCCCTCGCGCGAGACGTCGGGACCGCCGGCGCCTTGGCGCCCGGCGACCTTGTCGATCTCGTCGATGAAGATGATGCCGTGCTCGCTCGCGCGGCGAAGCGCTTCACGCTTGACCGCATCCATGTCGATGAGCTTCGCGGCTTCTTCCTGCGCGAAAATTCGGCGCGCTTCGGCAAGCGTCACGCGCTTCTTGACACGTTTTTTCGGCAGTATTCCGCCGAGCATCTCGCCGATATCGCCGCCGGTTTGATCGAATCCGCCGCCCATCACGCCGATGGGCATCGAAGGCTGCTCCTCGATTTCTATCTCAACGAGGCGCACGTCGTAGAAGCCGCGTTCCACGTCGGAGCGCGCTTGCTCGCGGACGGCGGCCGCGTCGCCGCTCGGCTGTGGCTGCGGCGGCGGCTGCGGTTGCGGCGGTGCCGTCGGCTGCTGTCCGCCGAAATTGTTGCCGAAGATCGATCCCAAGGTCGCGGCAAACGCATTCGGAGATTGTTGCGCCGAGGGCGGCCGCGTCTCCGGATGCAGCAGATCGATCACGCGTTCGACCGCCATTTTTTCGGCGGCGTCCACAACCTCTTCGCGGCGTTCGTCGGTGACCATGCGCACGGCGTGCTCGACCAAGTCGCGAACCATCGACTCCACGTCGCGCCCCACGTAGCCGACCTCGGTGTACTTCGTCGCTTCGACTTTGACGAACGGTGCGCCGGCAAGCAGCGCCAAGCGGCGCGCGATCTCCGTCTTGCCCACGCCGGTCGGGCCGATCATGAGGATGTTCTTGGGGATAATTTCGTCGCGCAGATCCTCGCGAACGCGCGAACGCCGATAGCGGTTGCGCATAGCGATCGCAACGGCGCGCTTCGCGGCAGCCTGCCCGACGATGTATTTGTCGAGTTCGGCCACGATTCCGCGCGGGGTGAGTTCGCCACCCTCGCTCATAGCGTCTCCACCACGATCTTGTCGTTGGTGTAGATGCAGATCTCGCCGGCTATTTCCAGGCCCTTCTTCGCGACCTCTTGCGCGTCGAGCGACGTGTTGCGCACGAGCGCCGACGCGGCGGCTTGCGCGTACGGTCCGCCGCTTCCGATCGCCGCGATCCCCTCGTCGGGTTCGATCACGTCGCCGGTGCCGCTGATGACGAGCAGCTGTTCGGTCGTTCCCACGATGAGCAACGCCTCGAGCCGGCGCAGCGCGCGATCTTGGCGCCAGTCTTTGGCCA from Candidatus Baltobacteraceae bacterium includes the following:
- a CDS encoding cytochrome c, giving the protein MRPSSLIALSGILAVALLATGCSKNSTSTDTSTTTSSATTAPKSAGGAANAHGAQVFSSNCASCHQAAGQGQPGAFPPLAKNSVVTGDAAKVIHIVKYGLTGKIQVNGQSYNGQMPPWKGQLSDADIASVITYVRSSWGNSAGPVTTAQVTAVKQ
- a CDS encoding FtsW/RodA/SpoVE family cell cycle protein translates to MPPVTITLRRLAPTAIAIAVAALMLSFVPPKTVTPWLLVVLACASVAWVLWQPKDARRDDVLPAIAIVLSALGLTLVARISPQLAHKQQYWLLISLLLAIVAGPAFTQFRRLASFKYLWVLGSLVLFLMLVIFGQEVNGAKLWIKLGPVQYEPVELIKLFIVFFLAAYLAETADVIATAKPWSIRANVKYLGPLFLGWGASMAILILQRDLGMATLLLATFAALLYVATRRIDLVIGGFGVFGVVALWAMHHYSYVATRIAVWRNPFADPLGAGYQAAQGYYSLAAGGLFGTGYRLGHPGFIPDVGTDYIYAAFSEEFGALGAVVLLGLFFLLVRRILGVAFSQPDLYTKLLAVGLSATLGFQVVIIVGGVIGLFPLTGITLPFISYGGSSLVANFLLVALAWAMSAQPLCHPEPVEGRTHGSTNSP
- a CDS encoding FHA domain-containing protein, with amino-acid sequence MTFAAHMRLGSLEILTALVVFGVVTNRIRPRPPADPAAFAPLRIEFEIGEPGVGKRRAGAPLPCVVGRASDVEVPLADGEVSRRHAKFDAEGGVVYLSDLRSSNGTFLNGERVTESIEVRPGDILDVGSTRMTILDRDQWK
- a CDS encoding FhaA domain-containing protein, encoding MSLFARIEEACAAFIERAFAKTFPSDLEPAQIARKLVATMETRTQNDDGRMSSPSHFTVLVHTSDFERLAPHREYLEREWAALLADVAGRVGITFGGVDPVVELDEQIGIVAGSVEIEAWSPESPEPANANGPSHNGFVLRMVKGVPPDAVYALKRTTRVGRSEDRDLFLVDPSVSRAHAIIETDAGWPVLHDLGSTNGTFVNGERISSQRLENGDVVAFGNTQLRFEALDP
- a CDS encoding transcription antitermination factor NusB; this encodes MNAREVALAVLRDVFPVEQPAIDRSAQESLDYRIRKSTLSDRDRAFATELAYGSIKMRRALDWYLRPYTGARDKPLPPTIAEILRLGVYEFAYTSAHEHATTNELVNLAKRYGHRGTAGVVNAVLRSFLRDKPGPPQREDFENEDEYLGVKYSFPTWVVRQWRACFGDERIEAILDASNAPAQSAVAINPAKTTLDAVGAWFVERGTTAVASEFARDSLLVGDASLARSGERDAAGAWWVQSESSAMPVDILNPQPGEAILDVCSGRGNKALQSAGRLGGEGSLTCIERDVRRSSTLERRLTDAGFSATIVTGDATELDLDRRFDRLLVDAPCSGIGVMGRHPEARWRKRADDGERLAQTQRALLDALTPRLYDGGSLVYAVCSTDPKETTEVVEWLLQTHNVQRGLIPANYEPLQTVDGDVLVPPGLGGRDGFFIARLERRA
- the fmt gene encoding methionyl-tRNA formyltransferase; this translates as MKSITSTAYSISTKPKTFARPAPKKSWRSPSKPRPTPIRTLFFGTSEFAVPSLRMMAEHTDLRGVVTQPDRPSGRGHKRRATPVKLAALELGIPVHEPSSLATFASTVGDGYDVFALASYGKILPQALLELPRLGALNVHPSLLPRYRGATPLQSALRDGANETGVTIMLMDAGMDTGDIVLQERTPIDPDETYGDLHDRLAHFGALVLRHAIDLAQSGFIPREPQRGEPSVTRPIVKGDLEIDWRWDAARIINTVRAFSPRPAARATVARTPLKVLRAEIGTGSSGCEPGEIVGVTPPSVTVQCGRGAVNLVEVIAPNKPAATGAAFASHIALNDPKG
- the def gene encoding peptide deformylase — protein: MPYLREIVQDGHPALRKIAKRVDPKEIADPLFQQLIDDMFETMYDAPGVGLAAPQVNVAKRLFVMDAGEDEEHPEGGEFVVINPKIELAEDEVEMTEGCLSVRGMVGEIARFNHVAVSGLDRHGNKLRLEGKGLFAQALQHEIDHLNGVLYIDKAQNIRPARTEEELEIAEQAAADAY
- the hslU gene encoding ATP-dependent protease ATPase subunit HslU — encoded protein: MSEGGELTPRGIVAELDKYIVGQAAAKRAVAIAMRNRYRRSRVREDLRDEIIPKNILMIGPTGVGKTEIARRLALLAGAPFVKVEATKYTEVGYVGRDVESMVRDLVEHAVRMVTDERREEVVDAAEKMAVERVIDLLHPETRPPSAQQSPNAFAATLGSIFGNNFGGQQPTAPPQPQPPPQPQPSGDAAAVREQARSDVERGFYDVRLVEIEIEEQPSMPIGVMGGGFDQTGGDIGEMLGGILPKKRVKKRVTLAEARRIFAQEEAAKLIDMDAVKREALRRASEHGIIFIDEIDKVAGRQGAGGPDVSREGVQRDILPIVEGSTVNTKHGAIKTDHVLFIAAGAFHISKPSDLIPELQGRFPIRVELDSLTADDFRTILTQPKNALIEQYKALLATENVTLEFGQDAIDQIAEFAMQVNDQSENIGARRLHTVLERLLEDVSYGAPEERGAVAIDAAYVRGKLQDVVTNADLTSYIL
- the hslV gene encoding ATP-dependent protease subunit HslV, with protein sequence MRIRSTTILAVRRDGKLAIAGDGQVTLDKTVMKHGARKVRKIAGGKVLAGFAGSAADGITLLEKFEKKYGEYKDLQRAAVELAKDWRQDRALRRLEALLIVGTTEQLLVISGTGDVIEPDEGIAAIGSGGPYAQAAASALVRNTSLDAQEVAKKGLEIAGEICIYTNDKIVVETL